A section of the Kluyveromyces lactis strain NRRL Y-1140 chromosome F complete sequence genome encodes:
- the MEK1 gene encoding serine/threonine protein kinase MEK1 (similar to uniprot|P24719 Saccharomyces cerevisiae YOR351C MEK1 Meiosis-specific serine/threonine protein kinase functions in meiotic checkpoint): MDKVLGVLEVDLESELDSSPQFIVNHFQIEINKVLKLGRNTEECIYSVEHPSVSNIHCVLWGIRFDPESVPLCYIKDMSLNGTMVNEQVLSRDVPYLLSNQDVIQLPNGAKFKFSAVKSETMSQFMTGLRIKSEWDRWKIVPRIVGSGTFGHVLVAEKVDHNMKRQVAKKTVSYAVKVINTAKTRMVKEATILEKLNHPNIIRIHQSCVDALGNVYIFQDLISGGDLFSYLAKGDCLVPISETESLIIIYQILLALKFLHSNGIVHRDLKLDNILLHTPEPCTKVVLADFGIAKELSQNTKERMHTVVGTPEYCAPEVGFKADRNIYRSFSRTATLDPDNNGYDSKCDIWSLGVITHIMLTGISPFYGDGSEASIIKNVRTGKLNFTARQWIAITDSAKSFVKKCLQVSTFNRCDVEEALHQVWVEKHTSQLERIYKKKVLQLSSDCIKIDENIDTFAVVKHKLPKSVKLSPEKNPNKRLKLFSNNI; this comes from the coding sequence ATGGACAAAGTTTTGGGAGTATTGGAAGTCGATTTGGAGAGCGAGCTGGACTCCTCGCCGCAGTTCATCGTAAATcatttccaaattgaaattaataaGGTATTGAAACTTGGACGGAACACTGAGGAGTGTATTTACTCTGTTGAACATCCTTCTGTTTCGAACATTCACTGTGTGCTATGGGGCATCAGATTTGATCCCGAGAGCGTTCCACTTTGCTACATAAAGGATATGTCATTGAATGGGACGATGGTCAATGAGCAGGTCTTATCCAGAGACGTCCCATACTTGTTATCCAACCAAGACGTGATTCAATTACCAAACGGGGCAAAATTTAAGTTCTCTGCAGTGAAAAGCGAAACGATGTCACAGTTTATGACTGGGTTGAGAATTAAATCGGAATGGGATCGATGGAAAATTGTGCCGCGTATAGTGGGCTCAGGAACTTTTGGACATGTCTTGGTAGCAGAAAAAGTGGACCACAATATGAAAAGACAAGTTGCTAAAAAGACTGTTTCATATGCTGTAAAAGTTATCAACACTGCAAAGACTAGGATGGTGAAAGAAGCCAccattcttgaaaaattgaatcatCCAAATATTATTCGTATTCATCAATCTTGTGTTGATGCCCTTGGCAATGTATACATTTTTCAGGATCTTATATCGGGAGGTGATCTCTTCTCTTATTTGGCAAAAGGCGATTGCTTAGTTCCGATTTCTGAAACAGAATCGTTGATAATCATATATCAGATTCTCTTAGCTTTGAAGTTCTTACATTCAAACGGCATCGTTCACAGGGATTTGAAGTTGGACAATATCCTCTTGCATACCCCAGAACCATGTACTAAGGTTGTTCTTGCAGATTTTGGTATTGCAAAAGAATTATCTcaaaatacaaaagaaagaatgcATACTGTGGTCGGTACTCCGGAATATTGTGCACCAGAAGTGGGATTCAAAGCCGATCGTAATATTTATCGATCGTTCAGTAGAACTGCTACCTTAGATCCAGACAACAACGGCTATGATTCCAAGTGCGATATTTGGTCCCTCGGCGTCATAACACACATCATGCTCACTGGGATTTCCCCTTTTTATGGTGATGGATCTGAAGCAAGCATCATCAAAAATGTTAGAACTGGAAAACTAAATTTTACTGCTAGACAATGGATTGCTATCACAGATAGTGCCAAGAGTTTTGTTAAGAAATGTCTACAAGTTTCTACTTTTAATAGATGTGATGTGGAAGAAGCTTTACATCAGGTTTGGGTGGAAAAACATACTAgtcaattggaaagaatatacaaaaagaaagttttaCAGTTAAGCTCTGATTGCATAAAAATTGATGAGAACATTGATACCTTTGCTGTTGTAAAACATAAACTACCGAAAAGTGTCAAACTTTCCCCCGAAAAAAACCCTAACAAACGattgaaacttttttcaaacaatatTTAA
- a CDS encoding uncharacterized protein (highly similar to uniprot|P06208 Saccharomyces cerevisiae YNL104C LEU4 Alpha-isopropylmalate synthase (2-isopropylmalate synthase) the main isozyme responsible for the first step in the leucine biosynthesis pathway) produces MIFRNTVVRLAQAGKKAIPPVKLAYKNMLKDPSTKYRPYPQINLENRQWPSKTITKAPRWLSTDLRDGNQSLPDPMSVEQKKEYFHKLIEIGFKEIEVSFPSASQTDFDFTRYAVENAPEDVSIQCLVQSREHLIRRTVEALHGAKKATIHTYLATSDMFRDIVFNMSQEEAIAKAVEATKLVRKLTKDDPSQSATQWTYQFSPECFSDTPVEFAVEICEAVKAAWEPTEENPIIFNLPATVEVATPNIYADQIEYFSTHISEREKVCISTHAHNDRGCGVAASELGILAGADRVEGCLFGNGERTGNVDLVTVALNMYTQGVSPELDLSDINSVIEVVERCNKIAVSPRAPYGGDLVVCAFSGSHQDAIKKGFNLQEKRRSQGDTLWKIPYLPLDPKDIGRDYEAVIRVNSQSGKGGAAWVVLRSLGLDLPRNLQIEFSTQVQEKADALGKELKANEIVSTFKSLYNLDGSASNISLLEYNVSKVQGDQKSFVGQVQIDNEVVGIEGLGNGPISSLIDALSNLLGVKLGVANYTEHSLGSGSSTKAASYVHIAYRREIDNEKAYQWGIGMSEDVGEASAKAILSAVNNLIKKGELTIPAHRDSASASA; encoded by the coding sequence ATGATATTCAGGAACACCGTTGTGCGTTTAGCACAGGCTGGGAAAAAAGCTATTCCTCCAGTGAAACTAGCGTACAAGAATATGCTAAAAGATCCATCGACGAAATATAGACCATACCCACAGATCAACTTGGAAAATAGACAATGGCCTTCGAAGACCATCACCAAGGCTCCTAGGTGGCTTTCTACCGATCTAAGAGACGGGAATCAATCTTTACCAGATCCTATGTCTGTCGAGCAGAAGAAGGAATATTTCCATAAGTTGATTGAGATTggtttcaaagaaattgaggTCTCATTCCCATCTGCGTCGCAAACAGATTTCGACTTCACAAGATACGCTGTTGAAAACGCCCCAGAAGATGTTTCCATTCAATGTCTTGTTCAATCGAGAGAACATTTGATTAGAAGAACAGTTGAAGCTTTGCATGGTGCTAAGAAAGCCACCATCCATACGTATTTGGCCACCTCCGACATGTTCCGTGACATTGTGTTCAACATGTcccaagaagaagctatTGCTAAAGCTGTGGAAGCCACCAAGTTAGTTAGGAAATTGACCAAGGATGATCCTTCGCAAAGTGCTACACAATGGACTTACCAGTTCTCTCCAGAATGTTTCAGTGATACACCTGTAGAATTTGCTGTTGAGATCTGTGAAGCCGTAAAGGCTGCTTGGGAACCAACTGAGGAAAACCCAATCATTTTCAACCTACCTGCTACCGTCGAAGTCGCTACTCCAAACATTTACGCtgatcaaattgaatacTTTTCAACTCACATATCTGAACGTGAAAAGGTCTGTATCTCCACACATGCGCACAACGACCGTGGCTGTGGTGTTGCTGCTTCTGAACTAGGTATTTTGGCTGGTGCTGACCGTGTCGAAGGTTGTTTATTCGGTAATGGTGAACGTACTGGTAACGTTGACTTGGTTACTGTCGCATTGAACATGTACACTCAAGGTGTTTCTCCAGAATTAGACTTATCTGATATTAACTCAGTCATTGAAGTAGTGGAAAGATGTAACAAGATTGCAGTTTCACCAAGAGCCCCATATGGTGGTGACTTGGTCGTTTGTGCTTTCAGTGGTTCTCATCAAGATGCTATCAAAAAGGGTTTcaatcttcaagaaaagagaCGTAGTCAAGGTGATACTCTATGGAAAATTCCATACTTGCCATTGGATCCAAAGGATATCGGTAGAGACTACGAAGCTGTCATCCGTGTCAACTCTCAATCTGGTAAGGGGGGTGCCGCTTGGGTTGTCTTGAGATCTTTGGGCCTAGATTTGCCAAGAAACTTGCAAATTGAATTTTCCACTCAAGTGCAAGAAAAGGCTGATGCTCTAGGTAAGGAACTAAAGGCAAACGAAATTGTCAGCACCTTCAAGTCGTTATACAACCTCGATGGAAGCGCCTCCAACATTTCTTTGTTAGAATACAATGTTTCTAAAGTACAGGGTGATCAGAAGAGTTTTGTTGGTCAAGTCCAGATCGACAACGAAGTCGTCGGCATTGAAGGTCTCGGAAACGGTCCAATTTCCTCTCTAATCGATGCGTTGTCAAATTTGCTCGGTGTTAAACTTGGTGTTGCCAACTACACCGAACATTCCTTAGGATCTggttcttcaacaaaggCTGCTTCTTACGTGCATATTGCTTacagaagagaaattgACAACGAAAAGGCCTACCAATGGGGTATTGGTATGTCTGAAGATGTTGGAGAGGCTTCTGCCAAAGCCATCCTTTCTGCTGTTAATAACTTGATCAAAAAGGGCGAACTAACAATACCAGCTCATCGTGACTCAGCCTCAGCATCTGCATAG
- a CDS encoding uncharacterized protein (similar to uniprot|Q12271 YOR109w Saccharomyces cerevisiae INP53 Phosphatidylinositol 4,5-bisphosphate 5-phosphatase), with product MQILVQQGPERVIALASESFALLLKYVPPKDKTHPVCTIEMVPKSYLKKQKFEKLSKLEIHGFIGLIELEGSIFIGTITGKSEVASPIPGETVNKIYGVDFFCLDSNRWDFVEFDSNGFPIIPEEEYASSSNQQQQHPCHDLKKLLSNGSFYYSSDFDLTSLLQSRGLNQHSLSFDNYQEEYMWNSFLMQEIITFRNHLDDKAKQIMDDEGFLTTVIRGFAETFPSYIGRMPVNLTMISKQSWKRAGTRFNVRGIDDEANVANFCETEFIMYSEEYCFAVTEIRGSVPVFWEQDTALINPKVTITRSVEATQSTFDEHFKRLIQKYGPVHVVNLLSTKSSEIELTRRYREHFERSKSLKLNSEIFLTEFDFHKETKEEGFAAASKIMPTLERSILENGYFSYDVKEKKQLSEQNGVFRTNCLDCLDRTNLIQQFISRYTFILFLEDFQLIKPKLPLIEEYDWYQKHNNIWADHGDAVSQIYTGTNALKSSFSRKGKMSFAGALSDATKSVSRMYINNFMDKNKQMNIDALLGRLPHQHSVELFDPINDYVNEELRKQEAQFTTTSNIKILCGTFNVNGLTKSVDLSEWLYPIGKRYLPDIVVLGLQEVIELNASSILNVDTSKSQFWKDLVHSCLNKHENYIMLRAEQMSSLIILFFVKADKVGNVKRVEGSSKKTGLGGMTGNKGAVAIRFDYGSTSFCFINAHLSAGVNNVEERRSDYESITKGISFSRSKRIDHHNSTFWLGDLNYRIELPNEKVRSILSLPDNADLDKLLEHDQLTSEMASESVFKGFMEPSIQFRPTYKYDHGTDRYDTSEKARIPSWTDRILYKGENLQPMAYSDAKLNLSDHKPVYAAYKAKVKFIDEESKIQMTKKLYMDYKQSHPQDSGSINSALLDLELVDAKEEPKPVISTEMSLLDLDLHFESAGVSTSRAMPPKPLSPSSRSSSSMSSLSLTSPPVGPTARRGDTVRNGAQLTKEPEAVRRVPPPPPHKKPVITLDSPVRTPSPSSISTSASDRKITLVPPPPPSRKPNPPPGFSDVILTPKGSTPEPVASPPVPIDTAESSAKKSKPHVPSKKPELAMSLDSWKPLQPK from the coding sequence ATGCAGATTTTAGTACAGCAAGGTCCCGAGAGAGTAATAGCACTCGCTTCTGAAAGCTTTGcattgttgttgaaatatgTCCCACCGAAGGATAAGACACATCCGGTGTGTACCATTGAGATGGTTCCCAAGAGctatttgaagaagcagaaatttgaaaaattgagCAAGCTTGAAATCCATGGCTTCATTGGGTTAATTGAGTTGGAAGGAAGTATTTTCATAGGTACAATTACTGGAAAATCTGAGGTTGCCAGCCCAATCCCGGGAGAAACAGTCAACAAAATCTATGGAGTTGATTTCTTCTGTCTAGATAGTAATCGATGGGATTTCGTTGAGTTCGATTCTAACGGATTTCCAATCataccagaagaagaatatgCAAGCTCTTCCAatcaacagcaacagcacCCGTGCcatgatttgaagaaattactATCGAACGGATCATTCTATTATAGTTCCGATTTCGATCTAACATCTTTACTACAGTCTAGAGGTCTCAACCAGCATTCGTTATCCTTCGATAATTACCAAGAAGAGTACATGTGGAATTCCTTTTTAATGCAAGAAATCATCACATTTAGAAACCATTTGGACGATAAAGCCAAGCAAATAATGGATGATGAAGGATTCTTAACGACAGTGATCAGAGGTTTTGCTGAAACTTTCCCATCATATATCGGCAGAATGCCCGTCAATTTAACTATGATATCAAAACAATCTTGGAAAAGAGCGGGAACAAGATTTAATGTTAGAGGTATTGATGACGAGGCAAATGTAGCAAACTTTTGTGAAACTGAATTTATTATGTATTCAGAGGAATACTGCTTTGCTGTGACAGAAATTAGAGGAAGTGTACCTGTTTTCTGGGAACAAGATACAGCTCTAATCAATCCAAAGGTTACAATTACCAGATCTGTCGAGGCAACGCAATCGACCTTCGATGAGCACTTTAAGAGATTAATACAAAAATACGGCCCTGTTCATGTAGTAAATTTATTATCAACGAAATCTTCCGAAATAGAACTAACGAGACGATACAGAGAGCATTTCGAGCGTTCAAAAAGCCTCAAATTAAActctgaaatttttttaaCTGAGTTTGACTTTCACAAAGAgaccaaagaagaaggatttGCTGCTGCATCAAAAATCATGCCTACATTAGAGCGCTCTATTCTGGAAAATGGTTATTTCTCATACGATgttaaagagaaaaaacAATTGTCTGAGCAAAATGGTGTTTTCAGAACAAACTGTTTAGATTGCTTAGACAGAACCAATCTAATTCAGCAgtttatttcaagatataCATTTATCTTGTTTTTAGAAGATTTCCAATTAATCAAACCAAAACTTCCATTAATCGAAGAATATGATTGGTATCAAAAACACAATAATATCTGGGCTGATCACGGTGATGCAGTTTCTCAAATTTATACAGGAACGAATGCAttaaaatcatcattttcaagaaaaggTAAAATGTCATTTGCTGGTGCTCTCTCTGATGCAACAAAGTCCGTCAGTAGAATGTACATCAATAACTTTATGGACAAAAATAAACAGATGAACATCGACGCATTGTTGGGCCGTCTACCACATCAGCATTCTGTCGAATTATTCGATCCGATCAATGACTACGTTAATGAAGAACTTAGAAAACAAGAAGCACAGTTTACTACCACTAGTAACATTAAGATCTTATGTGGCACATTCAACGTAAATGGACTCACCAAGTCTGTAGATTTATCAGAATGGCTATACCCTATTGGCAAAAGATATCTTCCTGACATTGTTGTACTGGGTTTGCAAGAAgtaattgaattgaatgcGTCTTCGATTTTGAACGTTGATACTTCAAAGTCACAATTTTGGAAAGACTTAGTTCATAGTTGCTTGAACAAACATGAAAATTATATCATGTTGAGAGCCGAGCAAATGTCATCTTTGATTATATTATTCTTTGTCAAAGCTGACAAAGTTGGAAATGTAAAAAGAGTAGAGggttcttcaaagaaaacaggTCTAGGAGGAATGACCGGTAACAAAGGTGCTGTTGCCATTAGATTCGACTATGGAAGTACATCTTTCTGCTTCATCAATGCTCATTTATCTGCTGGCGTGAATAATGTAGAGGAACGTAGAAGTGATTATGAGAGTATAACCAAGGGAATTAGTTTCAGCAGgtcaaaaagaattgatcaCCATAATTCCACTTTCTGGCTCGGTGATTTAAATTATAGGATTGAGTTGCCAAACGAAAAGGTAAGGAGTATCCTCTCATTACCTGATAATGCtgatttggataaattgCTGGAGCATGACCAGCTGACATCGGAAATGGCTTCAGAATCTGTCTTCAAAGGTTTCATGGAACCATCAATTCAGTTTAGACCAACGTACAAGTACGATCATGGTACAGACAGATACGATACTTCCGAAAAAGCTAGAATTCCATCATGGACGGATAGAATCTTATACAAAGGTGAAAACTTACAACCAATGGCGTATAGTGATGCCAAATTGAATTTGAGTGATCACAAACCTGTTTATGCAGCTTACAAAGCCAAGGTCAAATTTATTGACGAAGAATCAAAGATACAAATGACCAAGAAACTATATATGGACTACAAACAATCACATCCTCAAGATTCCGGTTCTATCAATAGTGCATTGCTTGATCTTGAGCTAGTTGACGCGAAGGAGGAGCCTAAACCGGTGATTTCGACAGAAATGAGTCTGTTAGATCTGGATCTACATTTCGAATCTGCCGGAGTGAGCACAAGCCGGGCGATGCCGCCAAAACCACTatcaccttcttcaagatcttcATCCTCAATGAGTAGTCTATCTTTGACTAGTCCACCAGTTGGACCAACTGCCAGAAGGGGCGATACCGTAAGAAATGGTGCTCAACTAACAAAAGAACCGGAAGCCGTAAGAAGAGTGCCTCCACCCCCTCCACACAAGAAACCAGTCATAACATTGGATTCTCCTGTTCGAACGCCGTCCCCCTCATCAATATCCACGTCAGCTTCGGATCGAAAAATCACCCTGGTTCCACCACCTCCACCTTCCAGAAAGCCTAACCCTCCACCTGGTTTCTCTGATGTCATATTAACTCCAAAGGGATCCACTCCTGAGCCTGTAGCATCACCTCCAGTACCCATAGATACTGCCGAATCATCTgcaaagaaatcaaaacctcatgttccttcaaagaaaccTGAACTAGCAATGTCCCTGGATTCTTGGAAACCACTTCAACCAAAATAG
- a CDS encoding uncharacterized protein (conserved hypothetical protein) produces the protein MPIGHASLNIATKRAYIQLPSPPPEPVKRVKYEDNVLFEIKPESTFYQVIYREIRLGNERSEKFKEYYKTERCTMNNYKGEHILAVFFKPHYNFLQLVMHCLRDVPIFVIGITNGDERCLENLQIPMITNGKNIINKMKMLDPLGGGMYPLDCCVLFDNLGYVQNTISWQNSGHDARAFRKYLLDVVTDRDIIMHLDP, from the coding sequence ATGCCAATCGGACATGCTTCACTGAACATAGCAACCAAGAGAGCGTATATTCAGTTGCCATCTCCTCCACCAGAGCCAGTTAAAAGAGTAAAATACGAAGATAATGTGctgtttgaaattaaacCAGAATCGACTTTTTACCAAGTAATATATAGAGAGATCAGATTGGGAAACGAGAGATctgaaaagttcaaagaatatTACAAAACAGAACGCTGCACGATGAATAATTACAAAGGTGAACATATTTTGGCagtatttttcaaaccGCATTATAATTTCCTGCAACTTGTGATGCATTGCCTGAGAGATGTGCCAATATTCGTAATTGGCATCACTAATGGCGATGAGCGATGTCTGGAAAATTTACAAATACCTATGATTACCAACGGTAAGAATATTATCaacaagatgaaaatgttgGATCCACTTGGTGGTGGAATGTACCCTCTTGATTGTTGTGTACTGTTTGACAATTTGGGTTACGTGCAGAATACCATCTCTTGGCAAAACAGTGGTCATGATGCAAGGGCCTTCAGAAAGTATTTATTAGATGTAGTGACAGATCGCGATATAATCATGCATTTGGATCCATAG
- the YAF9 gene encoding YEATS domain-containing protein YAF9 (similar to uniprot|P53930 Saccharomyces cerevisiae YNL107W YAF9 Subunit of both the NuA4 histone H4 acetyltransferase complex and the SWR1 complex may function to antagonize silencing near telomeres interacts directly with Swc4p has homology to human leukemogenic protein AF9 contains a YEATS domain), producing MPAPPVTKRIKTLSVTRPIIYGNTAKKMGDNIPPNAPKDHTHLWTIFVRDPRGEDISYFIKKVVFKLHETYPNPVRVIEAPPFELTETGWGEFEINIKIYFADVSNEKMLNFYHHLRLHPYINPETKEIERSNDESEVPEDEVKAVYFDEIVFNEPVEQFFQLLMSKPGNLFPSNKTPTCVFSRQLEQEEIDRIHIGTKKIDKEIKVYEQKLKEAMDPNA from the coding sequence ATGCCAGCTCCACCGGTGACAAAAAGGATAAAAACGTTATCCGTAACGAGACCGATCATTTATGGTAATACAGCCAAGAAAATGGGTGATAACATTCCTCCGAATGCCCCAAAAGATCATACCCATCTATGGACCATATTTGTCAGAGATCCCAGAGGTGAAGATATCTCatatttcatcaagaaagtTGTATTCAAGCTACATGAGACATACCCAAACCCTGTAAGAGTAATAGAAGCACCACCATTCGAGTTGACAGAAACTGGATGGGGcgaatttgaaattaacaTAAAGATTTATTTCGCAGATGTATCTAATGAGAAAATGTTAAACTTTTATCACCACTTGAGGTTACATCCATACATTAACCCAGAGACGAAGGAAATAGAAAGATCTAATGACGAGTCAGAAGTACCCGAAGATGAGGTAAAAGCAGTATactttgatgaaatagTTTTCAATGAACCAGTGGAACAGTTCTTCCAGCTTCTAATGAGCAAACCAGGAAACTTATTTCCCTCGAACAAAACTCCGACCTGTGTGTTCTCCAGACAACTTGAGCAAGAGGAGATTGATCGAATTCACATTGGGACCAAGAAAATTGACAAGGAAATAAAGGTATATGAACAAAAACTGAAGGAAGCTATGGATCCAAATGCATGA
- a CDS encoding uncharacterized protein (similar to uniprot|Q6B220 Saccharomyces cerevisiae YOR110W), which translates to MTLKTIYIARHGYRSNWLPTPPAHPAPPTGVNSDVPLASHGVDQAKELAHYLISIDNQPQMIFSSPLYRCLQTSEPAADLLELLIYIDRGLSEWYKPDRDVIPEPATFDILNNFFAGKLKSDWPNSVIPSLKGETEEDIFKRCSKFWPIFVKELEKQFPEVETILLVTHAATKIALGMTLLKFHNVRESLDEDGTVIRAGSCSLDKYELLDDDVDEDENGDESVLPFEQRQWKLTMNGNTEFLSAGEEMHWDFKSGFEAGSDEDIKARRKKQLEERGTTANSEKVTDTNSSEEYEHVYVSLDVDNRNYRERNTVQNQATLQHSGLETDKPLIKIGDNVYEGTWKKSLGTELAFAKELGNVGSKESEQDAGNPERVYRVTDSIDLNPIQPM; encoded by the coding sequence ATGACATTAAAAACGATTTACATTGCAAGACATGGTTATAGATCGAATTGGCTGCCTACACCACCAGCACACCCGGCACCACCTACCGGTGTAAATAGCGATGTTCCTTTAGCTTCACATGGTGTAGACCAAGCTAAAGAACTCGCGCACTATTTGATATCTATTGATAACCAACCGcaaatgatattttcttctccGTTATACCGTTGCTTACAGACCAGTGAACCAGCTGCAGATCTTTTAGAACTTCTGATTTATATCGATAGAGGTTTGAGTGAATGGTACAAGCCAGATAGAGATGTGATTCCAGAGCCAGCTACttttgatatcttgaataACTTCTTTGCAGGTAAGTTGAAAAGTGACTGGCCAAATAGCGTTATTCCTAGCCTTAAAGGTGAgactgaagaagatatcttcaAGAGATGCAGTAAATTTTGGCCCATATTCGTtaaagaattggaaaaacaGTTCCCTGAAGTTGAAACTATTCTGTTAGTAACTCATGCAGCCACTAAGATCGCATTGGGTATGACGCTGTTGAAGTTCCATAATGTCAGAGAGTCTCTAGATGAAGATGGTACTGTGATAAGAGCTGGCAGCTGTTCTTTGGACAAATACGAACTTTTAGACGATGACgtagatgaagatgaaaacgGCGATGAGTCTGTATTACCCTTCGAACAAAGACAATGGAAATTAACAATGAACGGTAACACGGAGTTTTTAAGCGCAGGAGAAGAAATGCACTGGGATTTCAAATCTGGATTCGAAGCCGGGTCTGACGAAGATATCAAAGCTAGGCgaaagaaacaattggaGGAACGCGGGACTACAGCTAACAGTGAAAAGGTAACTGATACAAATTCAAGTGAAGAATATGAACACGTCTACGTTAGCCTTGATGTTGATAATCGTAATTATCGTGAACGGAATACGGTACAAAATCAAGCTACATTACAGCACTCCGGTTTAGAGACTGATAAACCTTTGATAAAAATTGGTGATAACGTTTACGAGGGTacttggaagaaatctCTTGGTACCGAGTTAGCATTTGCTAAAGAGTTAGGCAATGTTGGGTCCAAAGAGAGTGAGCAAGACGCAGGTAACCCTGAGCGCGTTTACAGAGTCACAGATAGTATAGATCTTAACCCAATTCAACCTATGTAa
- a CDS encoding nucleotide diphosphatase (similar to uniprot|Q99210 Saccharomyces cerevisiae YOR111W Hypothetical ORF), producing MNPLSQKLTDKYEIILASSSPRRFEILTEQMGFDNIKVMKPSFEEDLDKSLYVKRPSDYVQDTCKEKAKSILQELTPGSKSKLVLCADTIVVDHTDEIYEKPVEKEIQLRNLLRFTQSGKPMRVITAVTIIIYNTPQEYSFDSFYEQTEVYFDSNIPRSIVEMYVESGDGLQVAGGFKVQGFSGCLIKKVNGDYYNVVGLPLNGTWKRLCTLI from the coding sequence ATGAATCCACTGTCACAAAAATTGACTGATAAGTATGAAATCATTCTGGCATCATCTTCTCCACGAAGATTTGAGATTTTAACGGAACAAATGGGATTTGACAACATAAAAGTCATGAAACCCAGCTTCGAGGAAGATCTTGATAAATCCTTGTATGTCAAAAGGCCAAGCGATTACGTCCAAGACACATGTAAGGAGAAGGCAAAGAGCATACTCCAAGAATTGACTCCAGGAAGTAAATCGAAATTGGTATTATGTGCCGATACAATTGTAGTAGACCACACCGATGAGATCTACGAGAAACCTGTAGAGAAAGAAATCCAACTACGAAACCTGCTCAGATTCACTCAATCCGGGAAACCGATGAGGGTCATTACCGCTGTTACTATTATCATATACAACACACCACAAGAATACAGCTTTGATTCCTTTTATGAACAGACGGAGGTATACTTCGACAGTAATATCCCAAGGTCGATAGTTGAGATGTACGTGGAAAGCGGTGACGGCTTACAAGTTGCGGGTGGTTTCAAAGTGCAAGGTTTCAGTGGCTGTCTTATTAAGAAGGTCAACGGTGATTACTACAACGTGGTCGGTCTCCCATTAAATGGTACATGGAAACGCCTATGCACTTTGATATAA